The Natrinema salifodinae genome has a window encoding:
- a CDS encoding DUF7511 domain-containing protein, producing the protein MSEGLDTFEWVALNDYQIDSIHVRNSGAPDEFEIFDVREDTAHGAWLSATEGSYVDLDDAR; encoded by the coding sequence ATGAGCGAGGGACTGGATACCTTCGAGTGGGTCGCGCTGAACGACTACCAGATCGATTCGATTCACGTCCGCAATTCCGGCGCGCCCGACGAGTTCGAGATCTTCGATGTGCGCGAGGATACGGCTCACGGTGCGTGGCTCTCTGCGACTGAGGGGAGTTATGTAGATCTCGACGACGCTCGATAA